One segment of Castanea sativa cultivar Marrone di Chiusa Pesio chromosome 3, ASM4071231v1 DNA contains the following:
- the LOC142628420 gene encoding pectinesterase inhibitor-like: MNPISSLVFLLLLTVFPTQILCQSLIDQACGYTSYKSLCLSTLQSDNEAKSAKDLLTIAKVALKYTGAKAQEVNAEVKKLQGSAKDEGLKQALTDCAENYGDAIDQIKSSTTALGSKKYNDVKTWVSAAMNDADSCEQGFQDQSVNSPIASLSTTFTQLSSNVLAITNHL; this comes from the coding sequence atgaatCCCATTTCAAGCCTCGtctttttgcttcttttgacTGTCTTTCCAACCCAAATTCTATGTCAAAGCTTGATTGACCAAGCTTGTGGTTACACTTCGTACAAGTCTCTGTGCCTAAGCACTCTTCAATCGGACAATGAGGCCAAATCAGCTAAAGATCTCCTGACTATAGCCAAAGTTGCACTAAAATATACAGGGGCTAAAGCTCAAGAAGTAAATGCCGAAGTCAAAAAACTGCAAGGTTCAGCAAAGGACGAGGGCTTGAAGCAAGCCCTAACCGATTGCGCTGAGAACTATGGAGATGCAATTGATCAAATTAAGTCCTCGACCACTGCCTTGGGATCTAAGAAATATAATGATGTTAAGACATGGGTTTCAGCTGCCATGAACGATGCAGACTCGTGTGAGCAAGGTTTCCAAGATCAATCTGTCAATTCTCCAATAGCTTCTTTGAGTACCACATTTACTCAGCTAAGCAGCAATGTGTTAGCCATTACTAATCACCTCTAA